One Nostoc punctiforme PCC 73102 DNA window includes the following coding sequences:
- a CDS encoding DHH family phosphoesterase, which produces MYLNSPVTQFESLSLTTAEPNPEEPEIEKAPVEVAFKSPSLPPSVGDGAIFLSHRGNSLAQQKSEELQKTLLAHRHDRQLVILQDFPDPDALSCAWAYQLIAQQYDIKCEIIYAGALSHQENIALVRLTNLPIQRWTTQTLKTKDLSSYQGFVLIDNQGTTSQLLSAVQQAGIPLVVLVDHHSIQGDLQSEFEDIRPYVRATATIFTQYLQTGLLALDSSINQHVKCATALMHGLRSDTNRLMQAQEEDFMAAAYLSRFYDAQLLNAILQANRSKRVMDVIERSLKNRIVQNNFSIAGVGYLRYDDRDAIPQAADFLVTEENVHTAVVYGIVHDEDDELEIVIGSLRTTKLTLDPDEFIKEAFGQDSAGRFFGGGRTSAGGFEIPMGFLSGSNENSAYAKMKWEVFDAQIKQKLLRLVNPRDNPIQSE; this is translated from the coding sequence ATGTACTTGAATTCTCCCGTTACTCAGTTTGAGAGTTTGTCATTGACCACAGCAGAGCCAAACCCAGAGGAACCTGAAATCGAGAAAGCGCCAGTGGAAGTTGCATTTAAAAGTCCATCATTACCGCCATCGGTAGGTGACGGAGCTATATTTCTTAGTCACCGTGGTAATTCTCTGGCACAACAAAAGTCCGAAGAACTGCAAAAAACCCTTTTGGCACATCGACACGATCGCCAACTGGTAATTTTACAAGATTTTCCTGACCCTGATGCCCTTTCTTGTGCATGGGCTTATCAGTTAATTGCCCAGCAATATGATATCAAATGCGAAATCATTTATGCTGGCGCATTGAGCCATCAAGAAAATATAGCTTTGGTAAGGCTGACTAACTTACCTATCCAACGCTGGACAACACAAACCTTGAAAACTAAAGATTTGTCATCTTATCAAGGTTTTGTATTAATTGATAACCAGGGAACTACTTCACAGCTACTGTCAGCAGTGCAGCAAGCTGGAATTCCCCTAGTGGTACTCGTTGACCATCATAGTATCCAAGGCGATCTGCAATCAGAGTTTGAGGATATCCGCCCTTATGTAAGAGCGACGGCAACAATTTTTACTCAATATCTCCAAACGGGATTACTAGCATTAGATAGCAGCATAAATCAACACGTTAAATGTGCCACTGCCTTGATGCACGGCTTGCGATCGGATACAAATCGGTTAATGCAAGCGCAAGAAGAAGACTTTATGGCAGCTGCGTATTTAAGCCGATTTTATGATGCCCAATTGCTAAACGCCATTTTACAGGCGAACCGTTCCAAGCGGGTAATGGATGTGATCGAGCGATCGCTAAAAAATCGCATCGTCCAAAATAACTTTTCCATTGCTGGTGTTGGTTATTTACGCTACGACGACCGTGATGCCATCCCCCAAGCGGCTGATTTTCTCGTCACCGAAGAAAACGTTCACACCGCCGTAGTTTACGGCATTGTTCACGATGAAGACGATGAACTGGAAATAGTCATTGGTTCCCTGAGAACCACCAAACTTACCCTTGACCCCGATGAATTCATCAAAGAAGCCTTTGGGCAAGATAGCGCCGGGCGGTTTTTCGGCGGTGGAAGGACAAGCGCAGGCGGCTTTGAAATTCCGATGGGCTTCTTATCTGGCAGCAACGAAAATTCCGCTTATGCGAAAATGAAGTGGGAAGTATTTGACGCTCAAATTAAGCAAAAACTGCTGAGGTTAGTTAATCCCAGAGATAATCCGATTCAATCAGAATAG
- a CDS encoding HAD family hydrolase, with protein MRYSVLATDYDGTLATDNHVNEKTLAALSRLRSSGYKLILVTGRQLDELLQVFVQVDLFDYVVAENGALLYSPATRQEKLLGSQPSAEFINALRHRQVKSLSVGRVIVATWHPQESIVLETIRDMGLELQVILNKGAVMVLPSGINKATGLAAALAEMQLSPENVIGIGDAENDHDFLNFCGCSVAVTNAVPALKEHVDFVTNGSRGDGVIELIEKLITSDLAEFGH; from the coding sequence ATGCGTTATTCTGTATTAGCCACTGATTACGACGGTACACTAGCAACTGATAATCATGTAAATGAAAAGACTTTGGCAGCACTTTCACGTCTGCGAAGTTCTGGTTACAAACTTATCTTGGTGACAGGCAGACAGCTAGATGAATTGCTGCAAGTTTTTGTACAAGTAGATTTATTTGATTATGTAGTGGCAGAAAACGGCGCTTTGCTGTACTCACCAGCTACCCGTCAGGAGAAATTATTAGGTTCGCAACCATCAGCAGAATTTATTAACGCATTGCGCCATCGCCAAGTTAAGTCTCTGTCAGTTGGTCGTGTAATTGTTGCCACTTGGCATCCCCAAGAAAGCATAGTTTTAGAAACTATTCGCGATATGGGATTAGAATTACAAGTCATATTGAATAAAGGTGCGGTGATGGTGCTACCCTCAGGAATTAACAAAGCCACAGGTTTAGCTGCAGCTTTGGCTGAGATGCAGTTATCACCTGAAAATGTAATCGGTATTGGTGATGCAGAAAATGACCATGATTTCCTCAATTTTTGTGGTTGTTCAGTAGCAGTTACTAATGCTGTGCCAGCGCTCAAAGAGCATGTGGATTTTGTGACTAATGGTAGCCGGGGAGATGGTGTTATAGAACTAATTGAAAAACTCATCACCTCAGATTTAGCTGAATTCGGCCATTAA
- a CDS encoding DUF29 domain-containing protein — protein MNSIELKMLQTLYEQDFCAWVEQTAQLLRSHQWDTLDLEHLIEEVVDLGKSQQRALQSALRLVLSHLLKWKYQPERRSHSWQVTITRERLNLDELLQESPSLRRFLNDAEWINTTYQRARREAMVETGLSEENFAIVCPFSIDEILDLDFYPNAEK, from the coding sequence ATGAACTCTATAGAATTGAAAATGTTACAAACTCTATATGAGCAAGATTTTTGTGCGTGGGTAGAGCAGACAGCACAGCTTTTGCGATCGCATCAGTGGGACACACTGGATTTAGAACACTTAATTGAGGAAGTGGTGGACTTGGGTAAGAGCCAACAGCGAGCGTTGCAAAGTGCATTACGGTTAGTCTTATCGCATTTGTTGAAGTGGAAGTATCAACCAGAACGTCGTAGCCACAGTTGGCAAGTCACCATTACCCGTGAGCGACTGAATTTGGATGAATTGCTGCAAGAAAGTCCTAGCTTGCGACGTTTTTTAAATGATGCCGAGTGGATTAATACTACTTATCAAAGAGCGCGGCGAGAGGCAATGGTGGAAACTGGTTTATCAGAGGAGAACTTTGCGATCGTCTGTCCATTTTCTATTGATGAGATTTTAGACTTAGACTTTTATCCTAACGCTGAGAAATAA
- a CDS encoding HEPN domain-containing protein, protein MPLKFELLCIDQQEKVKFKKPKNFIINLSTIESLWHSEPLISDNYLEINDNSQKIKVSVQPFDTSKMVTGGRFSSAYYIIAEGEFDDIEPFRIKLIDQLRDLGFDHRQILIDHVSNDIALRIYPLINSIESLLRKYIVKFFITKIGTDWWSVAVSKENRDKADSKKKNEVVFTKVVVANVALLNFDQLGKIIYSQSSIFTKIEDVLSKVKAATDLESLKQELLEGNYAKYFKDTFEQNDFQKKWEQLTFIRNKVAHNNYFIQKDLNLANELYDKLKQIINNADSSIDALTLSIADKEAVIKAIDDLFEIEKEQKQLEQQEGRINEEIEDSCLQVTNTEGSVQPYLILSEEDLIFQLGECSKSPDFPNFVGLKSFVRDYLGRKGYSFNSSYALINLLEDKGKIEIYEVPNPYGAFNTTAIKLIE, encoded by the coding sequence ATGCCACTCAAATTTGAATTACTCTGTATTGACCAACAAGAAAAGGTCAAGTTTAAAAAACCTAAAAATTTTATTATAAATTTATCGACTATTGAAAGCTTATGGCATAGTGAACCATTGATTTCAGATAATTATCTTGAAATTAATGATAATAGTCAAAAAATAAAAGTATCTGTTCAGCCTTTTGATACGAGTAAAATGGTTACTGGAGGTCGGTTTTCCTCTGCTTACTACATTATTGCTGAAGGCGAATTTGACGATATTGAGCCTTTCAGAATAAAACTTATTGATCAGCTAAGAGATTTGGGATTTGACCACAGACAAATATTAATAGATCATGTTTCTAATGATATTGCACTTCGTATATATCCTTTAATAAATAGTATTGAAAGCTTATTAAGAAAATATATTGTAAAGTTTTTTATCACAAAGATTGGGACTGACTGGTGGTCAGTTGCAGTTTCTAAAGAAAATAGAGATAAGGCAGATAGTAAAAAGAAGAATGAAGTAGTTTTTACAAAAGTGGTAGTTGCAAATGTTGCATTATTGAACTTTGACCAGTTAGGAAAAATTATTTACAGTCAATCTTCAATCTTTACAAAAATAGAAGATGTACTCAGTAAAGTTAAAGCAGCAACAGACTTAGAAAGTTTAAAACAAGAACTTTTAGAAGGTAACTACGCCAAATATTTCAAAGATACATTTGAACAAAATGATTTTCAAAAAAAATGGGAACAATTGACTTTTATTAGAAATAAAGTTGCTCATAATAATTATTTTATTCAGAAAGATTTAAATTTAGCAAATGAGCTATATGACAAACTAAAGCAAATAATTAATAATGCAGATAGTAGTATTGATGCATTAACTTTGAGTATTGCAGATAAAGAAGCTGTGATAAAAGCAATTGATGATTTATTTGAAATCGAGAAAGAACAGAAGCAACTAGAACAGCAGGAAGGAAGAATTAATGAAGAAATAGAAGATAGCTGTCTACAAGTAACAAATACTGAAGGTAGTGTTCAACCATACTTAATTCTGAGCGAAGAAGATTTAATTTTTCAACTTGGAGAATGTTCAAAATCACCAGATTTTCCCAATTTTGTAGGTTTGAAGTCTTTTGTTAGAGATTATTTGGGGCGTAAAGGATATTCCTTTAATTCATCTTATGCCCTAATTAACCTTTTGGAAGATAAAGGTAAAATCGAAATTTATGAAGTACCAAATCCTTATGGAGCATTTAACACAACTGCAATTAAATTAATAGAATAA
- a CDS encoding HNH endonuclease, giving the protein MGKVLVLNASYEPLNITSWRRAVVLLIKGKAERVEHNGKFLYSDFPLPTVIRLRHYVRVPYKEIPLTRRNILHRDSHACQYCGYTGDELTLDHVIPRSRGGGDTWENIVTACVRCNVKKGSRTPHEAHMPLRHPPRQPYSSLYFEVSKHLKSGLHTEWQKYVIGL; this is encoded by the coding sequence ATGGGGAAGGTTTTAGTCTTAAACGCATCTTACGAACCTCTCAATATAACGAGTTGGCGGCGTGCTGTGGTTCTGTTAATCAAGGGCAAAGCAGAACGCGTAGAACACAACGGTAAATTTTTGTACTCGGATTTTCCGTTGCCGACCGTAATCCGGTTACGTCATTACGTGCGTGTTCCTTATAAAGAAATTCCTCTAACTCGCCGAAATATATTGCACCGTGATAGTCATGCCTGTCAATACTGTGGTTACACAGGAGATGAGTTGACTCTAGACCATGTAATACCGCGATCGCGCGGCGGGGGCGATACCTGGGAGAACATTGTGACAGCTTGTGTCCGGTGCAATGTGAAAAAAGGCAGTCGGACTCCCCATGAAGCTCACATGCCTTTACGCCATCCTCCCCGCCAACCTTATAGCAGTCTCTATTTCGAGGTCAGCAAACATCTTAAGAGTGGACTGCATACAGAGTGGCAAAAGTATGTTATAGGTCTTTGA
- the alr gene encoding alanine racemase, producing MLSRKEIPGVVPNQQCDTYAWFSQRAWVEIDLGALSYNVQQLVQFLSPRTQLMAVVKADAYGHGALTVAQTVIQSGASWLGVATVPEAIQLREGGIEAPILILGATHTPEQIHAIAQWNLQPTLCSPKQALVFSNILESMNHGSPVPVHIKLDTGMSRLGTNWQQAGEFVQLVQRLPHLSIASIYSHLATADDPDTTAMEEQHRRFEEAIAQIKAMEIEAPCLHLANSAAALTDPALHYDIVRVGLAVYGLYPAPHLQNAIDLKPVLQLKARVTQVKTIAAGTAVSYGHKFIAPRELRLAVVGIGYADGVPRSLSNKMQALIHGQRVSQIGTITMDQLMLDVSAIPNIQEGEVVTLLGKQGKEQISADDWAEQLNTISWEILCGFKHRLPRVAVM from the coding sequence ATGTTAAGTCGCAAAGAAATCCCTGGTGTAGTTCCTAATCAGCAGTGCGACACCTACGCGTGGTTTTCGCAACGAGCTTGGGTAGAAATTGATTTGGGGGCGTTGTCGTACAATGTACAGCAATTGGTGCAGTTTTTATCGCCGCGTACCCAGTTGATGGCAGTAGTAAAAGCTGATGCTTATGGACATGGAGCGCTAACAGTCGCCCAAACTGTAATTCAATCAGGAGCTAGTTGGCTGGGAGTCGCTACAGTTCCAGAAGCTATTCAATTGCGAGAAGGCGGGATTGAAGCGCCCATTTTGATTTTAGGAGCAACTCATACACCAGAACAGATTCATGCGATCGCACAATGGAATCTTCAGCCCACACTCTGTAGCCCTAAACAAGCTTTGGTATTTTCTAATATCCTGGAATCCATGAATCATGGTTCGCCAGTGCCCGTACACATCAAATTAGACACGGGTATGTCTAGGTTAGGAACTAATTGGCAGCAAGCTGGTGAATTTGTGCAATTAGTGCAGCGCTTACCACATCTATCCATTGCCAGTATTTATTCTCATTTGGCAACAGCAGACGATCCTGATACAACGGCAATGGAAGAACAGCATAGACGATTTGAGGAAGCGATCGCTCAAATCAAAGCAATGGAAATTGAAGCGCCTTGCTTGCACTTGGCAAACTCAGCAGCTGCACTCACAGATCCGGCATTGCATTACGATATTGTACGTGTAGGTTTAGCCGTTTACGGACTTTACCCAGCACCGCATTTACAAAATGCGATCGATCTCAAGCCCGTTTTGCAACTTAAAGCACGAGTCACCCAAGTTAAAACAATTGCGGCAGGAACTGCTGTTAGCTACGGGCATAAATTTATTGCCCCGCGTGAACTTCGCCTCGCTGTTGTCGGAATTGGTTATGCTGATGGCGTTCCTCGTAGTCTTTCTAACAAAATGCAGGCGTTAATTCACGGTCAGAGAGTGTCGCAAATCGGCACAATTACAATGGATCAGTTGATGCTGGATGTAAGTGCCATACCCAATATCCAAGAAGGAGAAGTAGTCACCTTACTAGGAAAGCAGGGAAAAGAACAAATTTCCGCAGACGATTGGGCAGAACAACTAAACACTATTTCTTGGGAAATTCTCTGCGGGTTCAAGCATCGTCTGCCTCGTGTTGCAGTCATGTAA